The Perca flavescens isolate YP-PL-M2 chromosome 23, PFLA_1.0, whole genome shotgun sequence genome has a window encoding:
- the LOC114550216 gene encoding uncharacterized protein LOC114550216 isoform X1, whose protein sequence is MDGMLNSEKWTDAEVQALLAMYANEEVQRDLEGSTRNIKIFGKISSELAQMGVYHTVKQCREKVKKLKQDYKKIKDHNNQCGANRKTSKWYATLDSILGHRPAYSGNAARKDSATGFLETIVGSEYTPPSDESLQEMWARHTVPWTVNEVQTFLGIMGEEEIQRELDGSARNKAVFQLVSRRMAAHGFHRTSEQCRIKSKKLRSDYRRIRDRNSQGGVNRKSWRWFDVMDAIYGHRQASIGREGGLDSATALLESMVQPHDSTSTSNNTSAGCTPTTSSSKMTPQRLVMDSTTTTNIPVSYNITFIPCPPPAQTPCPTEDSQDPDSYSMQVEDVGIPCNSTTVTLSALEMSDKDKALHIWSSDEVQALLTLWGNPTVQEELLLNVRNNKVYTGLSTKLAALGFNKTPQKCREKIKKLKQEYKRIKNSQPNSSHRSVWFAIMDDILSSTAAAPRCSETTEPSLLSQSQSALDVDTDDDTQWLLDEVQVLMTLWAQPNIQKQLLNTATVDQVFEYLSSELTFVGFNKTPHQCRLKVNNLKEEYRRIKELEPYRDVRNDWFAILDSVLGPGGETSTEVDSSAALTQPNSPKVEHVNDMSRAVWTSDEIKVLLTRWAEESIQEELRSTQRNERVFAQLSSELATQGFDKTTSQCRSKIKLLKRKYRRTKEQKESKRTKGRWFAIMDKVLGRCKPVSETEREAEVMDSAPTFLQTSQQDLSETVEDLGCRLSVSSLCLLVPTLRLMCAFAWRVIQCCNVLHYGKVEELVRLVTELAPELLTPRERVQLLLRLRARVVLDLCRCESTANLVYIQPHLTVIQNLTTGSTCDQEELENSKSNFVEVVYTLLEDTEKRNVFFKEVFHIHYGQQYEATLHTLVWKFISRLDNLLPVPDIKQTAEWLSTAPSVMEECGQLVLEPEQLKALLHFHQQQSGSTNKRYSQTQNMFLPRLSFPHEPNSRQLASEQQASSTGDTDGQSDYSEENQGDDELALEDRSKGDEVLEIKEELKEEQSDDLTAANCSNLNNRMPLGLHTCSLCPYSDGQVSGLLQHIRKAHLSLEPSRLQSKEPRTATVLQKVDPETCTPETLPFHCDECEKKYSSRASLNVHRRIHTGETPYLCSHCGRGFRTSNGLNFHVRIHTGDRRYKCPICGKTSIQHMMRHMRMHRGEKNFLCTECGKAFLTSGELKLHTRSHTGERPYTCKDCGRGFTAKCLLTVHMRRHTGESPYRCSVCPKSFKTSRMRKRHMMIHSNNKSFQCLKCGKIFRHKDTFKMHVQTHD, encoded by the exons ATGGACGGAATGCTGAACTCTGAAAAGTGGACTGATGCGGAGGTGCAGGCGCTGCTGGCCATGTACGCCAACGAGGAGGTGCAGAGGGACCTGGAAGGATCCACAAGAAACATTAAAATCTTCGGGAAGATCTCCAGTGAGCTAGCGCAAATGGGGGTTTACCACACGGTCAAGCAGTGCAGAGAGAAGGTGAAGAAGCTGAAACAAGACTACAAGAAGATAAAGGACCACAACAACCAGTGCGGTGCGAATCGCAAAACGAGCAAGTGGTACGCCACACTGGACAGTATTCTTGGCCACCGTCCAGCATACTCTGGCAACGCCGCCAGGAAGGACTCTGCCACCGGGTTCTTGGAGACGATCGTCGGCTCAGAGTACACTCCACCGTCGGATGAGAGTCTTCAAG AAATGTGGGCGCGCCACACCGTTCCGTGGACTGTCAACGAGGTGCAGACTTTCCTCGGCATCATGGGTGAAGAGGAAATACAACGAGAGCTGGATGGATCGGCGAGGAATAAAGCGGTTTTTCAGCTCGTTTCTCGGCGCATGGCTGCCCACGGCTTCCATCGCACGTCCGAGCAATGCAggataaaaagtaaaaagctcCGGAGCGACTACAGGAGAATCAGGGACCGCAACAGTCAGGGTGGTGTAAATAGGAAAAGCTGGAGATGGTTCGACGTGATGGACGCCATCTACGGCCACAGGCAGGCGAGCATTGGAAGAGAGGGGGGCCTCGACTCGGCCACGGCTTTGCTGGAGTCCATGGTGCAGCCGCACG ATTCCACTTCTACAAGCAACAACACAAGCGCTGGTTGTACACCGACAACCTCCAGCAGCAAAATGACGCCGCAGCGTCTAGTAATGG ATTCCACCACTACGACTAACATTCCTGTAAGCTACAACATCACCTTCATCCCCTGCCCTCCACCAGCCCAAACACCTTGCCCCACAGAGGACTCACAAGACCCAGATTCCTACTCCATGCAAGTAGAAGATGTTGGCATCCCGTGTAACAGTACAACAGTGACTCTCTCTGCACTGGAAATGTCCGACAAAG ATAAGGCCTTGCACATCTGGTCAAGTGATGAGGTCCAAGCACTGTTGACACTTTGGGGAAATCCCACTGTTCAAGAAGAGCTTCTCCTCAACGTGAGGAATAATAAAGTTTACACTGGCCTCAGTACTAAACTAGCGGCGCTTGGATTCAACAAGACACCACAGAAGTGCAGGGAGAAAATCAAAAAACTGAAGCAGGAGTACAAGAGAATCAAAAACAGTCAGCCCAACAGCAGCCATAGAAGTGTATGGTTTGCCATCATGGATGACATCCTCAGTTCCACGGCTGCAGCACCAAGATGTTCAGAAACAACCGAGCCCTCGCTGCTCAGTCAGTCACAGTCTGCCCTGGATGTAGATACCGATG ATGACACCCAGTGGTTGCTTGATGAAGTCCAAGTTCTGATGACCCTCTGGGCACAACCAAACATTCAGAAACAGCTTCTCAACACAGCAACAGTCGATCAGGTCTTTGAATACCTCAGCAGCGAACTCACGTTTGTGGGGTTCAACAAGACCCCACATCAGTGTCGTCTTAAAGTGAATAACCTTAAGGAGGAGTACAGGAGAATCAAGGAATTGGAACCATACAGGGACGTTCGAAACGACTGGTTTGCAATTTTGGATAGCGTCCTTGGCCCTGGTGGAGAGACTTCTACAGAGGTGGATTCATCTGCTGCGCTGACACAACCTAATTCACCAAAAGTCGAGCATGTGAATG ATATGTCGCGGGCTGTTTGGACGTCCGATGAAATCAAAGTGCTGCTCACCCGATGGGCAGAGGAGAGCATCCAGGAGGAGCTTAGATCAACTCAGAGAAACGAGAGAGTGTTCGCTCAGCTGAGCTCCGAGCTCGCCACTCAGGGCTTTGATAAAACCACCAGCCAATGCAGGTCCAAAATAAAATTGCTGAAACGAAAGTACAGAAGGACTAAGGAACAGAAGGAATCTAAAAGGACGAAAGGCAGATGGTTTGCCATCATGGATAAAGTCCTTGGTCGTTGTAAACCAGTGTCTGAGACTGAACGAGAAGCTGAAGTCATGGATTCAGCCCCTACATTTCTACAGACATCACAGCAAGACCTTTCTGAAACAGTAGAAGACTTAG GATGCCGCCTGTCCGTCTCCTCATTGTGTCTCCTGGTTCCAACCCTGCGTCTGATGTGTGCCTTTGCCTGGCGAGTGATCCAGTGTTGTAATGTCCTACATTATGGAAAGGTGGAGGAGCTGGTGAGGTTGGTGACGGAGCTGGCTCCAGAGTTGCTGACGCCCAGAGAGAGAGTGCAACTCCTGCTCAGACTAAGGGCAAGG GTGGTGTTGGATTTGTGTCGCTGTGAGAGCACAGCTAACCTCGTGTATATCCAGCCCCACCTGACGGTCATTCAAAACCTCACAACGGGCTCCACTTGTGATCAGGAG GAATTGGAAAATTCTAAGTCAAACTTTGTGGAAGTTGTTTATACCCTGCTCGAGGACACGGAGaagagaaatgtgtttttcaag gaGGTCTTCCACATCCACTATGGCCAGCAGTATGAGGCCACATTGCATACATTGGTATGGAAATTCATCTCAAGACTGGATAATCTTTTGCCTGTACCAGATATCAAACAG ACTGCTGAGTGGCTCAGCACTGCCCCCTCTGTCATGGAAGAATGTGGACAGCTGGTTTTGGAACCAGAGCAGCTGAAGGCGCTACTGCACTTCCACCAGCAACAGTCAGGAAGCACAAACAAAC GCTACTCTCAAACTCAGAATATGTTTTTGCCGAGGCTGTCCTTTCCTCACGAACCAAACTCGAGGCAACTTGCTTCAGAGCAACAGGCATCGTCTACAGGCGACACAGATGGACAGTCTGATTATAGCGAGGAAAACCAAGGTGATGATGAACTGGCTCTGGAGGACCGTAGCAAAGGAGATGAAGTCCTGGAGATAAAAGAAGAGTTGAAAGAAGAACAAAGCGATGACCTAACCGCAGCCAACTGCTCAA aTTTAAACAATCGTATGCCTTTAGGACTGCACACCTGCTCTTTGTGTCCCTACTCTGACGGCCAAGTGTCAGGTCTTCTGCAGCACATCAGAAAGGCCCATCTGAGTCTGGAACCCAGCCGACTGCAGTCCAAAGAACCTAGGACAGCCACTGTCCTTCAGAAAGTAGACCCTGAAACATGCACTCCTGAGACACTGCCCTTCCACTGCGACGAGTGTGAGAAGAAGTACTCCTCGAGGGCGTCTCTGAATGTGCACCGCCGGATTCACACGGGCGAGACGCCATATTTGTGTTCGCACTGTGGCCGGGGCTTCAGAACTTCAAATGGCCTTAATTTTCACGTTCGAATACACACAGGAGACCGGCGCTATAAATGTCCCATTTGTGGGAAGACTTCGATCCAGCACATGATGAGACACATGCGGATGCACAGAGGGGAAAAGAACTTCCTGTGTACAGAATGTGGGAAAGCTTTTCTCACCTCCGGGGAGTTAAAGCTCCACACGAGGTCTCACACGGGCGAGCGCCCCTACACGTGCAAAGACTGCGGGAGAGGTTTCACAGCAAAGTGCCTATTGACGGTTCACATGCGGCGTCATACAGGAGAGAGCCCTTATAGGTGTTCAGTTTGTCCCAAATCCTTTAAGACTTCGAGAATGCGGAAAAGGCACATGATGATCCACTCAAACAACAAGTCTTTCCAGTGTTTAAAGTGCGGTAAAATCTTCAGGCACAAAGACACTTTTAAAATGCATGTTCAGACACACGATTGA
- the LOC114550216 gene encoding uncharacterized protein LOC114550216 isoform X2, with protein sequence MDGMLNSEKWTDAEVQALLAMYANEEVQRDLEGSTRNIKIFGKISSELAQMGVYHTVKQCREKVKKLKQDYKKIKDHNNQCGANRKTSKWYATLDSILGHRPAYSGNAARKDSATGFLETIVGSEYTPPSDESLQEMWARHTVPWTVNEVQTFLGIMGEEEIQRELDGSARNKAVFQLVSRRMAAHGFHRTSEQCRIKSKKLRSDYRRIRDRNSQGGVNRKSWRWFDVMDAIYGHRQASIGREGGLDSATALLESMVQPHDSTTTTNIPVSYNITFIPCPPPAQTPCPTEDSQDPDSYSMQVEDVGIPCNSTTVTLSALEMSDKDKALHIWSSDEVQALLTLWGNPTVQEELLLNVRNNKVYTGLSTKLAALGFNKTPQKCREKIKKLKQEYKRIKNSQPNSSHRSVWFAIMDDILSSTAAAPRCSETTEPSLLSQSQSALDVDTDDDTQWLLDEVQVLMTLWAQPNIQKQLLNTATVDQVFEYLSSELTFVGFNKTPHQCRLKVNNLKEEYRRIKELEPYRDVRNDWFAILDSVLGPGGETSTEVDSSAALTQPNSPKVEHVNDMSRAVWTSDEIKVLLTRWAEESIQEELRSTQRNERVFAQLSSELATQGFDKTTSQCRSKIKLLKRKYRRTKEQKESKRTKGRWFAIMDKVLGRCKPVSETEREAEVMDSAPTFLQTSQQDLSETVEDLGCRLSVSSLCLLVPTLRLMCAFAWRVIQCCNVLHYGKVEELVRLVTELAPELLTPRERVQLLLRLRARVVLDLCRCESTANLVYIQPHLTVIQNLTTGSTCDQEELENSKSNFVEVVYTLLEDTEKRNVFFKEVFHIHYGQQYEATLHTLVWKFISRLDNLLPVPDIKQTAEWLSTAPSVMEECGQLVLEPEQLKALLHFHQQQSGSTNKRYSQTQNMFLPRLSFPHEPNSRQLASEQQASSTGDTDGQSDYSEENQGDDELALEDRSKGDEVLEIKEELKEEQSDDLTAANCSNLNNRMPLGLHTCSLCPYSDGQVSGLLQHIRKAHLSLEPSRLQSKEPRTATVLQKVDPETCTPETLPFHCDECEKKYSSRASLNVHRRIHTGETPYLCSHCGRGFRTSNGLNFHVRIHTGDRRYKCPICGKTSIQHMMRHMRMHRGEKNFLCTECGKAFLTSGELKLHTRSHTGERPYTCKDCGRGFTAKCLLTVHMRRHTGESPYRCSVCPKSFKTSRMRKRHMMIHSNNKSFQCLKCGKIFRHKDTFKMHVQTHD encoded by the exons ATGGACGGAATGCTGAACTCTGAAAAGTGGACTGATGCGGAGGTGCAGGCGCTGCTGGCCATGTACGCCAACGAGGAGGTGCAGAGGGACCTGGAAGGATCCACAAGAAACATTAAAATCTTCGGGAAGATCTCCAGTGAGCTAGCGCAAATGGGGGTTTACCACACGGTCAAGCAGTGCAGAGAGAAGGTGAAGAAGCTGAAACAAGACTACAAGAAGATAAAGGACCACAACAACCAGTGCGGTGCGAATCGCAAAACGAGCAAGTGGTACGCCACACTGGACAGTATTCTTGGCCACCGTCCAGCATACTCTGGCAACGCCGCCAGGAAGGACTCTGCCACCGGGTTCTTGGAGACGATCGTCGGCTCAGAGTACACTCCACCGTCGGATGAGAGTCTTCAAG AAATGTGGGCGCGCCACACCGTTCCGTGGACTGTCAACGAGGTGCAGACTTTCCTCGGCATCATGGGTGAAGAGGAAATACAACGAGAGCTGGATGGATCGGCGAGGAATAAAGCGGTTTTTCAGCTCGTTTCTCGGCGCATGGCTGCCCACGGCTTCCATCGCACGTCCGAGCAATGCAggataaaaagtaaaaagctcCGGAGCGACTACAGGAGAATCAGGGACCGCAACAGTCAGGGTGGTGTAAATAGGAAAAGCTGGAGATGGTTCGACGTGATGGACGCCATCTACGGCCACAGGCAGGCGAGCATTGGAAGAGAGGGGGGCCTCGACTCGGCCACGGCTTTGCTGGAGTCCATGGTGCAGCCGCACG ATTCCACCACTACGACTAACATTCCTGTAAGCTACAACATCACCTTCATCCCCTGCCCTCCACCAGCCCAAACACCTTGCCCCACAGAGGACTCACAAGACCCAGATTCCTACTCCATGCAAGTAGAAGATGTTGGCATCCCGTGTAACAGTACAACAGTGACTCTCTCTGCACTGGAAATGTCCGACAAAG ATAAGGCCTTGCACATCTGGTCAAGTGATGAGGTCCAAGCACTGTTGACACTTTGGGGAAATCCCACTGTTCAAGAAGAGCTTCTCCTCAACGTGAGGAATAATAAAGTTTACACTGGCCTCAGTACTAAACTAGCGGCGCTTGGATTCAACAAGACACCACAGAAGTGCAGGGAGAAAATCAAAAAACTGAAGCAGGAGTACAAGAGAATCAAAAACAGTCAGCCCAACAGCAGCCATAGAAGTGTATGGTTTGCCATCATGGATGACATCCTCAGTTCCACGGCTGCAGCACCAAGATGTTCAGAAACAACCGAGCCCTCGCTGCTCAGTCAGTCACAGTCTGCCCTGGATGTAGATACCGATG ATGACACCCAGTGGTTGCTTGATGAAGTCCAAGTTCTGATGACCCTCTGGGCACAACCAAACATTCAGAAACAGCTTCTCAACACAGCAACAGTCGATCAGGTCTTTGAATACCTCAGCAGCGAACTCACGTTTGTGGGGTTCAACAAGACCCCACATCAGTGTCGTCTTAAAGTGAATAACCTTAAGGAGGAGTACAGGAGAATCAAGGAATTGGAACCATACAGGGACGTTCGAAACGACTGGTTTGCAATTTTGGATAGCGTCCTTGGCCCTGGTGGAGAGACTTCTACAGAGGTGGATTCATCTGCTGCGCTGACACAACCTAATTCACCAAAAGTCGAGCATGTGAATG ATATGTCGCGGGCTGTTTGGACGTCCGATGAAATCAAAGTGCTGCTCACCCGATGGGCAGAGGAGAGCATCCAGGAGGAGCTTAGATCAACTCAGAGAAACGAGAGAGTGTTCGCTCAGCTGAGCTCCGAGCTCGCCACTCAGGGCTTTGATAAAACCACCAGCCAATGCAGGTCCAAAATAAAATTGCTGAAACGAAAGTACAGAAGGACTAAGGAACAGAAGGAATCTAAAAGGACGAAAGGCAGATGGTTTGCCATCATGGATAAAGTCCTTGGTCGTTGTAAACCAGTGTCTGAGACTGAACGAGAAGCTGAAGTCATGGATTCAGCCCCTACATTTCTACAGACATCACAGCAAGACCTTTCTGAAACAGTAGAAGACTTAG GATGCCGCCTGTCCGTCTCCTCATTGTGTCTCCTGGTTCCAACCCTGCGTCTGATGTGTGCCTTTGCCTGGCGAGTGATCCAGTGTTGTAATGTCCTACATTATGGAAAGGTGGAGGAGCTGGTGAGGTTGGTGACGGAGCTGGCTCCAGAGTTGCTGACGCCCAGAGAGAGAGTGCAACTCCTGCTCAGACTAAGGGCAAGG GTGGTGTTGGATTTGTGTCGCTGTGAGAGCACAGCTAACCTCGTGTATATCCAGCCCCACCTGACGGTCATTCAAAACCTCACAACGGGCTCCACTTGTGATCAGGAG GAATTGGAAAATTCTAAGTCAAACTTTGTGGAAGTTGTTTATACCCTGCTCGAGGACACGGAGaagagaaatgtgtttttcaag gaGGTCTTCCACATCCACTATGGCCAGCAGTATGAGGCCACATTGCATACATTGGTATGGAAATTCATCTCAAGACTGGATAATCTTTTGCCTGTACCAGATATCAAACAG ACTGCTGAGTGGCTCAGCACTGCCCCCTCTGTCATGGAAGAATGTGGACAGCTGGTTTTGGAACCAGAGCAGCTGAAGGCGCTACTGCACTTCCACCAGCAACAGTCAGGAAGCACAAACAAAC GCTACTCTCAAACTCAGAATATGTTTTTGCCGAGGCTGTCCTTTCCTCACGAACCAAACTCGAGGCAACTTGCTTCAGAGCAACAGGCATCGTCTACAGGCGACACAGATGGACAGTCTGATTATAGCGAGGAAAACCAAGGTGATGATGAACTGGCTCTGGAGGACCGTAGCAAAGGAGATGAAGTCCTGGAGATAAAAGAAGAGTTGAAAGAAGAACAAAGCGATGACCTAACCGCAGCCAACTGCTCAA aTTTAAACAATCGTATGCCTTTAGGACTGCACACCTGCTCTTTGTGTCCCTACTCTGACGGCCAAGTGTCAGGTCTTCTGCAGCACATCAGAAAGGCCCATCTGAGTCTGGAACCCAGCCGACTGCAGTCCAAAGAACCTAGGACAGCCACTGTCCTTCAGAAAGTAGACCCTGAAACATGCACTCCTGAGACACTGCCCTTCCACTGCGACGAGTGTGAGAAGAAGTACTCCTCGAGGGCGTCTCTGAATGTGCACCGCCGGATTCACACGGGCGAGACGCCATATTTGTGTTCGCACTGTGGCCGGGGCTTCAGAACTTCAAATGGCCTTAATTTTCACGTTCGAATACACACAGGAGACCGGCGCTATAAATGTCCCATTTGTGGGAAGACTTCGATCCAGCACATGATGAGACACATGCGGATGCACAGAGGGGAAAAGAACTTCCTGTGTACAGAATGTGGGAAAGCTTTTCTCACCTCCGGGGAGTTAAAGCTCCACACGAGGTCTCACACGGGCGAGCGCCCCTACACGTGCAAAGACTGCGGGAGAGGTTTCACAGCAAAGTGCCTATTGACGGTTCACATGCGGCGTCATACAGGAGAGAGCCCTTATAGGTGTTCAGTTTGTCCCAAATCCTTTAAGACTTCGAGAATGCGGAAAAGGCACATGATGATCCACTCAAACAACAAGTCTTTCCAGTGTTTAAAGTGCGGTAAAATCTTCAGGCACAAAGACACTTTTAAAATGCATGTTCAGACACACGATTGA
- the LOC114550216 gene encoding uncharacterized protein LOC114550216 isoform X4: MDGMLNSEKWTDAEVQALLAMYANEEVQRDLEGSTRNIKIFGKISSELAQMGVYHTVKQCREKVKKLKQDYKKIKDHNNQCGANRKTSKWYATLDSILGHRPAYSGNAARKDSATGFLETIVGSEYTPPSDESLQDSTTTTNIPVSYNITFIPCPPPAQTPCPTEDSQDPDSYSMQVEDVGIPCNSTTVTLSALEMSDKDKALHIWSSDEVQALLTLWGNPTVQEELLLNVRNNKVYTGLSTKLAALGFNKTPQKCREKIKKLKQEYKRIKNSQPNSSHRSVWFAIMDDILSSTAAAPRCSETTEPSLLSQSQSALDVDTDDDTQWLLDEVQVLMTLWAQPNIQKQLLNTATVDQVFEYLSSELTFVGFNKTPHQCRLKVNNLKEEYRRIKELEPYRDVRNDWFAILDSVLGPGGETSTEVDSSAALTQPNSPKVEHVNDMSRAVWTSDEIKVLLTRWAEESIQEELRSTQRNERVFAQLSSELATQGFDKTTSQCRSKIKLLKRKYRRTKEQKESKRTKGRWFAIMDKVLGRCKPVSETEREAEVMDSAPTFLQTSQQDLSETVEDLGCRLSVSSLCLLVPTLRLMCAFAWRVIQCCNVLHYGKVEELVRLVTELAPELLTPRERVQLLLRLRARVVLDLCRCESTANLVYIQPHLTVIQNLTTGSTCDQEELENSKSNFVEVVYTLLEDTEKRNVFFKEVFHIHYGQQYEATLHTLVWKFISRLDNLLPVPDIKQTAEWLSTAPSVMEECGQLVLEPEQLKALLHFHQQQSGSTNKRYSQTQNMFLPRLSFPHEPNSRQLASEQQASSTGDTDGQSDYSEENQGDDELALEDRSKGDEVLEIKEELKEEQSDDLTAANCSNLNNRMPLGLHTCSLCPYSDGQVSGLLQHIRKAHLSLEPSRLQSKEPRTATVLQKVDPETCTPETLPFHCDECEKKYSSRASLNVHRRIHTGETPYLCSHCGRGFRTSNGLNFHVRIHTGDRRYKCPICGKTSIQHMMRHMRMHRGEKNFLCTECGKAFLTSGELKLHTRSHTGERPYTCKDCGRGFTAKCLLTVHMRRHTGESPYRCSVCPKSFKTSRMRKRHMMIHSNNKSFQCLKCGKIFRHKDTFKMHVQTHD, from the exons ATGGACGGAATGCTGAACTCTGAAAAGTGGACTGATGCGGAGGTGCAGGCGCTGCTGGCCATGTACGCCAACGAGGAGGTGCAGAGGGACCTGGAAGGATCCACAAGAAACATTAAAATCTTCGGGAAGATCTCCAGTGAGCTAGCGCAAATGGGGGTTTACCACACGGTCAAGCAGTGCAGAGAGAAGGTGAAGAAGCTGAAACAAGACTACAAGAAGATAAAGGACCACAACAACCAGTGCGGTGCGAATCGCAAAACGAGCAAGTGGTACGCCACACTGGACAGTATTCTTGGCCACCGTCCAGCATACTCTGGCAACGCCGCCAGGAAGGACTCTGCCACCGGGTTCTTGGAGACGATCGTCGGCTCAGAGTACACTCCACCGTCGGATGAGAGTCTTCAAG ATTCCACCACTACGACTAACATTCCTGTAAGCTACAACATCACCTTCATCCCCTGCCCTCCACCAGCCCAAACACCTTGCCCCACAGAGGACTCACAAGACCCAGATTCCTACTCCATGCAAGTAGAAGATGTTGGCATCCCGTGTAACAGTACAACAGTGACTCTCTCTGCACTGGAAATGTCCGACAAAG ATAAGGCCTTGCACATCTGGTCAAGTGATGAGGTCCAAGCACTGTTGACACTTTGGGGAAATCCCACTGTTCAAGAAGAGCTTCTCCTCAACGTGAGGAATAATAAAGTTTACACTGGCCTCAGTACTAAACTAGCGGCGCTTGGATTCAACAAGACACCACAGAAGTGCAGGGAGAAAATCAAAAAACTGAAGCAGGAGTACAAGAGAATCAAAAACAGTCAGCCCAACAGCAGCCATAGAAGTGTATGGTTTGCCATCATGGATGACATCCTCAGTTCCACGGCTGCAGCACCAAGATGTTCAGAAACAACCGAGCCCTCGCTGCTCAGTCAGTCACAGTCTGCCCTGGATGTAGATACCGATG ATGACACCCAGTGGTTGCTTGATGAAGTCCAAGTTCTGATGACCCTCTGGGCACAACCAAACATTCAGAAACAGCTTCTCAACACAGCAACAGTCGATCAGGTCTTTGAATACCTCAGCAGCGAACTCACGTTTGTGGGGTTCAACAAGACCCCACATCAGTGTCGTCTTAAAGTGAATAACCTTAAGGAGGAGTACAGGAGAATCAAGGAATTGGAACCATACAGGGACGTTCGAAACGACTGGTTTGCAATTTTGGATAGCGTCCTTGGCCCTGGTGGAGAGACTTCTACAGAGGTGGATTCATCTGCTGCGCTGACACAACCTAATTCACCAAAAGTCGAGCATGTGAATG ATATGTCGCGGGCTGTTTGGACGTCCGATGAAATCAAAGTGCTGCTCACCCGATGGGCAGAGGAGAGCATCCAGGAGGAGCTTAGATCAACTCAGAGAAACGAGAGAGTGTTCGCTCAGCTGAGCTCCGAGCTCGCCACTCAGGGCTTTGATAAAACCACCAGCCAATGCAGGTCCAAAATAAAATTGCTGAAACGAAAGTACAGAAGGACTAAGGAACAGAAGGAATCTAAAAGGACGAAAGGCAGATGGTTTGCCATCATGGATAAAGTCCTTGGTCGTTGTAAACCAGTGTCTGAGACTGAACGAGAAGCTGAAGTCATGGATTCAGCCCCTACATTTCTACAGACATCACAGCAAGACCTTTCTGAAACAGTAGAAGACTTAG GATGCCGCCTGTCCGTCTCCTCATTGTGTCTCCTGGTTCCAACCCTGCGTCTGATGTGTGCCTTTGCCTGGCGAGTGATCCAGTGTTGTAATGTCCTACATTATGGAAAGGTGGAGGAGCTGGTGAGGTTGGTGACGGAGCTGGCTCCAGAGTTGCTGACGCCCAGAGAGAGAGTGCAACTCCTGCTCAGACTAAGGGCAAGG GTGGTGTTGGATTTGTGTCGCTGTGAGAGCACAGCTAACCTCGTGTATATCCAGCCCCACCTGACGGTCATTCAAAACCTCACAACGGGCTCCACTTGTGATCAGGAG GAATTGGAAAATTCTAAGTCAAACTTTGTGGAAGTTGTTTATACCCTGCTCGAGGACACGGAGaagagaaatgtgtttttcaag gaGGTCTTCCACATCCACTATGGCCAGCAGTATGAGGCCACATTGCATACATTGGTATGGAAATTCATCTCAAGACTGGATAATCTTTTGCCTGTACCAGATATCAAACAG ACTGCTGAGTGGCTCAGCACTGCCCCCTCTGTCATGGAAGAATGTGGACAGCTGGTTTTGGAACCAGAGCAGCTGAAGGCGCTACTGCACTTCCACCAGCAACAGTCAGGAAGCACAAACAAAC GCTACTCTCAAACTCAGAATATGTTTTTGCCGAGGCTGTCCTTTCCTCACGAACCAAACTCGAGGCAACTTGCTTCAGAGCAACAGGCATCGTCTACAGGCGACACAGATGGACAGTCTGATTATAGCGAGGAAAACCAAGGTGATGATGAACTGGCTCTGGAGGACCGTAGCAAAGGAGATGAAGTCCTGGAGATAAAAGAAGAGTTGAAAGAAGAACAAAGCGATGACCTAACCGCAGCCAACTGCTCAA aTTTAAACAATCGTATGCCTTTAGGACTGCACACCTGCTCTTTGTGTCCCTACTCTGACGGCCAAGTGTCAGGTCTTCTGCAGCACATCAGAAAGGCCCATCTGAGTCTGGAACCCAGCCGACTGCAGTCCAAAGAACCTAGGACAGCCACTGTCCTTCAGAAAGTAGACCCTGAAACATGCACTCCTGAGACACTGCCCTTCCACTGCGACGAGTGTGAGAAGAAGTACTCCTCGAGGGCGTCTCTGAATGTGCACCGCCGGATTCACACGGGCGAGACGCCATATTTGTGTTCGCACTGTGGCCGGGGCTTCAGAACTTCAAATGGCCTTAATTTTCACGTTCGAATACACACAGGAGACCGGCGCTATAAATGTCCCATTTGTGGGAAGACTTCGATCCAGCACATGATGAGACACATGCGGATGCACAGAGGGGAAAAGAACTTCCTGTGTACAGAATGTGGGAAAGCTTTTCTCACCTCCGGGGAGTTAAAGCTCCACACGAGGTCTCACACGGGCGAGCGCCCCTACACGTGCAAAGACTGCGGGAGAGGTTTCACAGCAAAGTGCCTATTGACGGTTCACATGCGGCGTCATACAGGAGAGAGCCCTTATAGGTGTTCAGTTTGTCCCAAATCCTTTAAGACTTCGAGAATGCGGAAAAGGCACATGATGATCCACTCAAACAACAAGTCTTTCCAGTGTTTAAAGTGCGGTAAAATCTTCAGGCACAAAGACACTTTTAAAATGCATGTTCAGACACACGATTGA